A DNA window from Borrelia sp. HM contains the following coding sequences:
- the rplW gene encoding 50S ribosomal protein L23, whose translation MKAYDIIISPMLTEKTNIQRENINVYTFKVKKQANKKEIGAAIKELFNVTPISCNLLNVKSKVKRVVSRKGYPIGKGKTSSWKKAYVYLKKEDKIDIF comes from the coding sequence ATGAAAGCTTATGATATAATAATTTCGCCTATGCTTACTGAAAAAACTAATATTCAAAGAGAGAATATAAATGTTTATACTTTTAAGGTTAAGAAGCAAGCAAATAAAAAAGAGATTGGTGCTGCGATTAAAGAGCTTTTTAATGTTACTCCAATATCATGTAATTTGCTTAATGTTAAGAGCAAGGTTAAGAGGGTTGTTTCAAGAAAAGGTTATCCTATTGGCAAAGGTAAAACCTCTTCTTGGAAAAAGGCATATGTTTATCTTAAAAAAGAAGATAAGATAGATATTTTTTAG
- the rplP gene encoding 50S ribosomal protein L16 has translation MLSPKKVKYRKKQRGRLSGEAQKGNEISFGEYGLVSLETYFITARQIEAARIAMTRKIKRGGKIWIRIFPDIPYTKKPAETRMGKGKGGVDHWNAPIKLGTVMFEMSGVSRELAEEAMMLASYKLPVKTTFVIRRDLR, from the coding sequence ATGTTAAGTCCTAAGAAGGTTAAGTATAGAAAGAAGCAAAGAGGAAGACTGTCAGGAGAGGCTCAGAAAGGTAACGAAATATCTTTTGGAGAATATGGACTTGTTTCTCTTGAAACATATTTTATTACTGCAAGGCAAATTGAAGCTGCTCGTATTGCTATGACTCGTAAGATTAAAAGAGGAGGTAAAATTTGGATTAGAATATTTCCAGATATACCTTATACTAAAAAGCCTGCTGAGACAAGAATGGGAAAAGGTAAGGGAGGAGTAGACCATTGGAATGCTCCTATTAAACTTGGAACTGTTATGTTTGAAATGTCTGGAGTGTCTAGAGAACTTGCAGAAGAGGCCATGATGCTTGCTAGTTATAAGTTACCAGTTAAAACTACATTTGTTATAAGACGAGATTTGAGGTGA
- the rplX gene encoding 50S ribosomal protein L24 has translation MKTKLRVGDNIKVICGKDKGKTGEIVSIDRKKLKVIVKSCNMVKKVVKARTPQEKSKIIDKEAPIDISNVMLCSNGVASRIGIKIENNEKKRYLKKNGENV, from the coding sequence ATGAAGACAAAGTTGAGAGTAGGTGATAATATAAAAGTTATTTGTGGTAAAGATAAGGGTAAGACGGGTGAAATTGTCAGCATAGATAGGAAAAAGCTTAAAGTTATTGTTAAGTCTTGTAATATGGTTAAAAAGGTTGTTAAAGCAAGAACACCTCAAGAAAAGAGTAAAATAATTGATAAAGAAGCACCTATTGATATTTCAAATGTAATGTTATGTTCTAATGGTGTAGCTTCAAGAATTGGAATTAAAATTGAAAATAATGAAAAAAAGAGATACCTTAAAAAGAACGGGGAGAATGTTTAG
- the rpsC gene encoding 30S ribosomal protein S3, whose protein sequence is MGQKVHPYSLRLKINKDWKSKWYFDKKLYSEILHEDFLIRRETMKFLKGIRFDISDIEIIRNNLQRVTVVIFTPRPGSVIGVKGANLEKIGQLLTRKISKKINIKIKEIKKPEFDSQIVANGIAKQLENRASYRKLLKSTLLSSISKGVQGVKIKVAGRLGGAEIARSFEVKEGRIPLHTLRANIDYGFAEAHTTYGVLGVKVWLFKGEILGKQTNSDAGQVINRKPLKDDRESFSRNRVDDRSSMFDDKDKKNLNDYNRFSKEKLEPGSTSRNDFKRKNGSDV, encoded by the coding sequence ATGGGTCAAAAAGTACATCCTTACAGTTTAAGACTTAAGATCAATAAGGACTGGAAATCAAAATGGTATTTTGATAAAAAATTATATTCTGAAATTCTTCACGAAGATTTCTTAATAAGACGGGAAACTATGAAGTTCCTTAAAGGGATTAGATTTGATATTTCCGATATAGAGATTATTAGAAACAATCTTCAAAGAGTAACAGTAGTAATTTTTACTCCAAGGCCTGGTTCTGTTATTGGTGTTAAGGGTGCCAATCTTGAAAAAATTGGACAATTATTAACTAGGAAAATATCTAAAAAGATTAATATTAAAATCAAGGAAATTAAGAAGCCAGAATTTGATTCACAAATTGTTGCTAATGGAATAGCAAAACAACTGGAAAATAGAGCTTCTTATAGAAAACTTTTAAAATCTACACTTTTATCTTCTATTTCCAAGGGTGTTCAAGGTGTAAAAATTAAAGTTGCAGGCAGACTTGGAGGAGCTGAGATTGCTAGAAGTTTTGAAGTTAAAGAAGGACGAATTCCTTTGCATACTCTTAGAGCTAATATAGACTATGGTTTTGCTGAAGCTCATACAACCTATGGTGTTCTTGGTGTTAAAGTTTGGTTATTTAAGGGAGAAATATTAGGTAAGCAAACTAATTCTGATGCTGGTCAGGTAATTAACAGGAAGCCTTTAAAAGATGATCGAGAGTCTTTTAGTAGAAATAGAGTAGATGATAGAAGTAGTATGTTTGATGATAAGGATAAAAAAAATTTAAATGATTATAATAGATTTTCTAAAGAAAAATTAGAACCTGGTTCTACATCCAGGAATGATTTTAAAAGGAAAAATGGTTCTGATGTCTAG
- the rpsS gene encoding 30S ribosomal protein S19 has product MARSIKKGPFIEKSLYQKVLASCGKEKRVVIKTYSRASTIIPEMVSLTISVYNGKSFIPVYITEDLVGHKLGEFSPTRIFRGHAKSDKKGRK; this is encoded by the coding sequence GTGGCAAGATCTATTAAAAAGGGACCTTTTATAGAAAAAAGTCTTTATCAAAAAGTTTTGGCATCTTGTGGCAAAGAGAAAAGAGTAGTCATTAAAACTTATTCTAGAGCCTCAACAATAATTCCTGAGATGGTAAGTCTTACTATATCTGTTTACAATGGAAAGTCTTTTATTCCTGTTTATATTACTGAGGATCTTGTTGGGCATAAGCTTGGTGAATTTTCACCTACACGGATTTTTAGGGGACATGCCAAATCAGATAAGAAGGGAAGGAAATAA
- the rplB gene encoding 50S ribosomal protein L2, with protein sequence MGIKTYRPKTSSLRYKTTLSFDDLSKKGNNPLKSLTKGKVSKAGRDSSGRISVRRRGGGHKRRYREIDFRRRDKFGIPARVVSIEYDPNRSSNIALLVYQDGDKRYIIAPKGIKVGDILQSGPDAPIRIGNSLPLENIPIGKAVHNIELNVGKGGQLVRGAGGHAMVLASEGNYVTVKLPSGEVRMIFKKCMATLGEVGNENYVNISIGKAGKSRWLGKRPKVRGVAMNPIDHPHGGGEGKTSGGRHPVSPWGQPTKGYKTRKKHKYSDKFIIKRRNK encoded by the coding sequence ATGGGTATTAAAACTTATAGGCCAAAAACTTCGTCTTTACGTTATAAGACAACTTTATCTTTTGATGATTTAAGTAAGAAGGGTAATAACCCTTTGAAGTCTTTAACTAAGGGGAAGGTATCTAAGGCTGGAAGGGATTCTTCTGGGAGAATTAGTGTTAGAAGAAGAGGTGGAGGACATAAAAGACGGTATAGAGAAATTGACTTTAGAAGAAGAGATAAGTTTGGTATACCTGCTCGAGTTGTGTCTATTGAATATGATCCAAATAGAAGTTCTAATATAGCTTTGCTTGTTTATCAGGATGGAGATAAAAGATATATTATTGCTCCTAAAGGAATTAAAGTAGGCGATATTTTACAAAGTGGTCCAGATGCTCCAATAAGGATTGGCAATTCTTTGCCTCTTGAAAATATTCCTATTGGTAAAGCTGTACATAATATTGAGCTTAACGTTGGAAAAGGTGGACAGCTTGTTAGAGGTGCTGGGGGGCATGCTATGGTACTTGCCTCTGAGGGAAATTATGTAACAGTTAAGCTGCCGTCTGGTGAAGTTCGAATGATTTTTAAAAAGTGTATGGCAACTCTTGGAGAAGTTGGAAATGAAAATTATGTTAATATTTCTATTGGTAAGGCTGGTAAGAGTAGATGGCTTGGAAAAAGGCCTAAGGTGAGAGGTGTTGCAATGAATCCTATCGATCACCCACACGGAGGTGGTGAGGGTAAGACTTCTGGTGGTCGTCACCCTGTATCTCCTTGGGGTCAGCCGACTAAGGGATATAAAACACGAAAGAAACATAAATACTCAGACAAGTTTATCATTAAAAGAAGAAATAAGTAG
- the rplC gene encoding 50S ribosomal protein L3 encodes MLGLIGKKVGMTQVFQDNGVVVPVTVIEFEPNYVIGKKTVERDGYDALVMGSVDLKSSKISKPIRGQYKLLENIEPKRYIVEFKGLKGYEAGDEIGLDALREIKYVDITGTTKGKGFQGAMKRHNFSGGPSSHGSKFHRHLGGTGQATTPGRTFKGTKMAGRMGGERQTIQNLEIVFIDEEKRAILVKGAVPGVKGSFVVVKKAKKVGV; translated from the coding sequence ATGTTGGGATTGATAGGAAAAAAAGTTGGCATGACGCAGGTCTTTCAAGATAATGGAGTTGTGGTGCCTGTGACAGTTATAGAATTTGAGCCCAATTATGTTATAGGAAAAAAAACAGTAGAAAGAGATGGTTATGATGCTCTAGTTATGGGGTCAGTTGATCTAAAGAGTTCTAAAATTTCAAAGCCTATAAGAGGTCAATATAAGCTTTTAGAGAATATTGAGCCTAAAAGGTATATTGTAGAATTTAAGGGGCTTAAAGGTTATGAGGCAGGTGATGAAATTGGTCTTGATGCTTTAAGAGAAATTAAATACGTAGATATTACTGGTACTACTAAGGGTAAGGGCTTTCAAGGGGCTATGAAGAGGCATAATTTTAGTGGAGGGCCATCTTCTCATGGTTCTAAGTTTCATAGGCATCTTGGTGGTACAGGGCAAGCTACTACACCTGGTAGAACTTTTAAAGGAACTAAAATGGCTGGTAGGATGGGTGGCGAACGACAAACTATTCAAAATCTTGAGATTGTTTTTATTGATGAAGAAAAAAGAGCTATTTTGGTAAAAGGAGCTGTGCCAGGAGTTAAAGGTTCTTTTGTTGTTGTTAAAAAGGCAAAAAAAGTGGGTGTTTAG
- the rplV gene encoding 50S ribosomal protein L22, giving the protein MFVNRRYTARGKNLPSSPKKVRPIADNVRGKSYTEAVAILYSMPNKGAKLLGKVIKSAVSNAMYHNRNLSEDMIFVKTVMVDDGRRRRSIWPRARGRADRLINRSCHIFVEVYEKMYGGE; this is encoded by the coding sequence ATGTTTGTAAATAGAAGATATACTGCAAGAGGCAAGAATTTGCCATCTTCTCCAAAAAAAGTAAGACCTATTGCTGATAATGTACGAGGAAAATCTTATACTGAGGCTGTTGCAATACTTTATTCTATGCCCAATAAAGGTGCTAAGCTTTTAGGTAAAGTCATTAAATCTGCAGTGTCAAATGCTATGTATCATAATAGGAATCTTTCTGAGGATATGATATTTGTGAAAACAGTCATGGTAGACGATGGCAGAAGGCGTAGAAGCATTTGGCCCAGGGCTAGGGGCAGAGCAGATAGGCTTATTAATAGAAGTTGTCATATTTTTGTTGAAGTTTATGAAAAGATGTATGGTGGAGAATAA
- the rplE gene encoding 50S ribosomal protein L5 — MSYIPVLKKHYQDSVVKDLVSEFQYKSVMQVPKIEKIVVSMGVGDAVKNKKLLDSAVSELSQITGQKAIKTKAKKAIAGFKIRQGQEIGAKVTLRGNMMYEFLYKLINLALPRVKDFRGVDGNAFDGNGNYSFGIAEQIIFSEIDYDKIERISGLNVTIVTTALNDREGKALLSKFGMPFSN, encoded by the coding sequence ATGAGTTATATTCCTGTGTTAAAGAAACATTATCAAGATAGTGTTGTAAAGGATCTTGTTAGTGAATTTCAATATAAGTCTGTTATGCAAGTTCCAAAAATAGAGAAGATTGTTGTTTCTATGGGAGTGGGTGATGCTGTTAAAAACAAAAAGCTTTTAGATTCCGCTGTTTCTGAACTTAGTCAAATTACTGGTCAAAAGGCTATTAAGACTAAGGCTAAAAAAGCTATTGCTGGATTTAAGATTAGACAAGGTCAAGAAATAGGTGCTAAGGTTACTCTTAGAGGTAATATGATGTATGAGTTTTTATATAAACTTATTAATTTAGCTTTGCCCCGTGTTAAGGATTTTAGAGGGGTAGATGGCAATGCTTTTGATGGTAATGGTAATTACTCTTTTGGAATAGCAGAGCAGATAATATTTTCTGAAATAGATTATGATAAAATAGAGAGGATATCTGGCTTGAATGTTACAATAGTAACTACGGCTTTAAATGACAGAGAGGGTAAAGCTTTGCTTTCTAAGTTTGGTATGCCATTTAGTAATTAA
- the rpsQ gene encoding 30S ribosomal protein S17, with translation MAKENKKELVGKVVSDKMSKTIVVEVVQRKMHPIYHKYLKVSKRVKAHDEKEESRLGDKVKIIESRPISKEKRWMLIEILEKSK, from the coding sequence ATGGCAAAAGAAAATAAAAAAGAGCTGGTTGGAAAAGTTGTTAGTGATAAGATGAGTAAAACAATAGTTGTTGAAGTTGTTCAAAGAAAGATGCATCCTATCTATCATAAATATTTAAAAGTTAGTAAAAGAGTTAAAGCTCACGATGAGAAAGAAGAATCAAGACTTGGAGATAAAGTAAAAATTATTGAGTCTAGACCTATTAGTAAAGAAAAAAGATGGATGCTTATTGAAATCTTAGAGAAATCAAAGTAA
- the tuf gene encoding elongation factor Tu: protein MAKEVFQRTKPHMNVGTIGHVDHGKTTLTAAISIYCSKVNQGAKALKYEDIDNAPEEKSRGITINARHIEYETESRHYAHVDCPGHADYIKNMITGAAQMDAAILLVAADSGAEPQTKEHLLLAQRMGIKKIIVFLNKLDLADPELVELVEVEVLELVEKYGFPGDTPIVKGSAFGAMSNPDDPESTKCIKELLESMDNYFDLPERDVDKPFLLAVEDVFSISGRGTVATGRIERGLIKVGQEVEIVGIRETRKTTVTGVEMFQKILEQGQAGDNVGLLLRGVDKKDIERGQVISAIGTITPHKKFKASIYCLTKEEGGRHKPFFSGYRPQFFFRTTDVTGMVNLEGKEMVMPGDNVDIVVELISSIAMDKNVEFAVREGGRTVASGRILEILE, encoded by the coding sequence ATGGCTAAAGAAGTTTTTCAAAGAACAAAGCCACATATGAATGTGGGTACAATAGGGCATGTTGATCATGGTAAAACAACATTAACTGCAGCTATTAGTATTTATTGTTCAAAGGTAAATCAAGGTGCTAAGGCGCTTAAGTATGAAGATATTGATAATGCCCCTGAAGAGAAATCAAGAGGAATAACAATTAATGCTAGACATATTGAATATGAAACTGAAAGTAGGCATTATGCTCACGTAGATTGTCCTGGACACGCTGACTATATTAAAAATATGATTACAGGTGCAGCTCAAATGGATGCAGCAATATTGTTAGTTGCAGCTGATAGTGGAGCAGAACCTCAGACAAAAGAGCATTTACTTCTTGCACAGCGAATGGGAATAAAGAAAATAATAGTATTTTTAAACAAATTAGATTTAGCAGATCCCGAACTTGTTGAGCTTGTTGAAGTTGAGGTCTTGGAACTTGTTGAAAAGTATGGATTTCCTGGTGATACTCCAATAGTAAAAGGTTCAGCTTTTGGAGCTATGTCAAATCCTGATGATCCTGAATCCACTAAATGTATAAAAGAACTTCTTGAATCTATGGATAATTATTTTGATCTTCCTGAAAGAGATGTTGATAAGCCGTTTTTGCTTGCTGTTGAGGATGTTTTCTCTATTTCTGGACGTGGTACTGTTGCTACTGGTCGTATTGAAAGAGGCCTTATTAAGGTTGGGCAGGAAGTGGAAATTGTTGGAATTAGAGAAACTAGAAAAACAACTGTTACTGGTGTTGAAATGTTTCAAAAGATACTTGAGCAAGGTCAAGCAGGAGATAATGTTGGTCTTTTGCTAAGAGGTGTTGATAAGAAGGATATTGAAAGAGGTCAGGTTATTTCTGCTATTGGTACTATTACTCCTCATAAAAAATTCAAAGCCTCAATATATTGTTTAACTAAAGAAGAAGGTGGTAGGCATAAGCCATTTTTCTCAGGATACAGACCGCAGTTTTTCTTTAGAACCACAGATGTTACTGGTATGGTTAATTTAGAGGGCAAAGAAATGGTTATGCCTGGAGACAATGTTGATATTGTTGTCGAACTTATATCATCAATAGCAATGGATAAAAATGTTGAATTTGCTGTTAGAGAAGGTGGTAGAACAGTTGCTTCAGGAAGAATTCTTGAGATATTAGAATAG
- the rpsJ gene encoding 30S ribosomal protein S10 has product MITKDKIRVRLFSFDVKILDQSAESIVRAVQKSKAQIKGPIPLPTKIKKYTVLRSPHVNKKSREQFEMRTHKRLIDILEPTSALMDSLMKLELPAGVEVDIKQ; this is encoded by the coding sequence TTGATTACTAAAGATAAGATACGAGTAAGGCTTTTTAGTTTTGACGTTAAGATATTAGATCAGAGTGCTGAGTCTATTGTAAGGGCTGTTCAAAAGTCTAAGGCTCAAATTAAAGGTCCTATTCCTTTGCCGACAAAGATAAAGAAATATACCGTTTTACGTTCTCCTCATGTTAATAAAAAATCAAGGGAACAGTTTGAAATGAGAACTCATAAAAGGCTTATTGATATTTTAGAGCCTACTTCTGCTTTGATGGACTCTTTGATGAAATTGGAGCTTCCTGCAGGGGTGGAAGTTGATATTAAGCAGTAA
- the rplD gene encoding 50S ribosomal protein L4, with translation MEKRVFSKDGQELRFIDLEDKVFNIDVSYGSIYNAINNELANLRVGTASTKTRSEVRGSSKKPWKQKGTGRARVGTKRNPIWVGGGIALGPKPRDYSYKLPKKVKRLAFRSVLSLLASSEDKFKVVENFTIESGKTKELALIINHFINTHGKTVVLLGNDDQMIKRAGKNIRDLKILSFNRLRVVDLFYAKNLIALESAINGLNELYLK, from the coding sequence ATGGAAAAGAGAGTTTTTTCTAAAGATGGACAAGAACTTAGGTTTATAGATTTAGAAGACAAAGTTTTTAATATAGATGTTAGTTATGGTTCTATATATAATGCTATTAATAATGAGCTAGCTAATCTTAGAGTTGGAACAGCTTCAACTAAGACTAGATCTGAGGTTAGAGGTAGTTCAAAAAAGCCTTGGAAACAAAAGGGTACAGGACGTGCAAGAGTTGGTACTAAGAGAAATCCAATTTGGGTTGGTGGGGGTATAGCTTTAGGACCAAAACCAAGAGACTATAGTTATAAGCTTCCAAAAAAAGTTAAAAGACTTGCTTTTAGGTCTGTTCTTAGTTTATTGGCGTCTTCAGAGGATAAATTTAAAGTTGTTGAAAATTTTACTATTGAATCAGGGAAGACAAAAGAGCTTGCATTGATAATAAATCATTTTATAAATACTCATGGAAAAACAGTTGTTTTATTGGGTAATGATGATCAGATGATTAAAAGAGCGGGGAAAAATATAAGAGATTTAAAGATCTTGTCTTTTAATAGACTTAGAGTTGTTGATTTATTTTATGCTAAAAATTTAATAGCTCTTGAGTCTGCTATTAATGGGCTTAATGAGCTTTATCTTAAATAA
- the rpmC gene encoding 50S ribosomal protein L29: MLRKFRDLTLEDMKAKILVLKKEYMDLRFKAVVGHVDNPLKKRELRRDIARLNTIIHEYKIGIRKV; encoded by the coding sequence ATGTTGAGAAAATTTAGAGATCTTACTCTTGAAGATATGAAAGCTAAAATATTGGTTTTAAAAAAGGAATATATGGACTTAAGATTTAAAGCTGTGGTTGGTCATGTTGATAATCCTTTAAAAAAAAGAGAACTAAGACGAGATATTGCAAGACTTAATACAATAATTCATGAGTATAAAATCGGGATTAGGAAGGTTTAA
- the rpsH gene encoding 30S ribosomal protein S8 encodes MAVTHSVGDMLTKIRNASRVKHEFVDLKMSKLNKSILDILKEEGYIKNYTVFDKKGISFIKAILNYDSKRNPAINRIDAISTPGRKVYSSYKNMPRIKNGYGVLIVSSSKGVITGKQAKDSKVGGELICSVW; translated from the coding sequence ATGGCTGTTACGCATTCAGTGGGAGATATGTTAACTAAAATAAGAAATGCAAGTAGGGTTAAGCATGAGTTTGTAGACTTGAAGATGTCTAAGCTTAATAAGTCAATTTTAGATATTCTTAAAGAAGAGGGTTATATTAAGAATTATACTGTCTTTGATAAAAAAGGTATTTCTTTTATTAAGGCAATTCTTAATTATGATAGTAAAAGAAATCCGGCCATAAACAGAATAGATGCCATTTCAACTCCTGGTAGAAAGGTTTATTCTTCATATAAAAATATGCCAAGAATAAAAAACGGATATGGTGTATTAATAGTATCTTCTTCAAAAGGTGTTATTACTGGCAAACAAGCCAAAGATAGTAAAGTAGGTGGTGAGCTAATTTGCTCAGTTTGGTAA
- the rplN gene encoding 50S ribosomal protein L14, with product MVQMQTYLTVADNTGGKIAQCIKVLGGSKKRYARVGDIIVIAVKQAIPNSPIKKGDVHKAVVVRTSKEIRRKNGTYVRFDDNACVILDSNLNPRGKRVFGPVARELRDANFMKVVSLASEVI from the coding sequence ATGGTGCAGATGCAGACATATTTAACGGTTGCTGATAATACGGGCGGAAAGATAGCACAGTGCATAAAGGTTCTTGGTGGAAGTAAAAAGCGATATGCTAGAGTTGGAGATATAATAGTGATTGCTGTAAAACAAGCGATTCCCAATTCGCCTATTAAGAAAGGAGATGTGCATAAAGCTGTAGTTGTTAGAACATCAAAAGAGATAAGGCGTAAAAATGGTACTTATGTTAGATTTGATGATAATGCGTGTGTGATACTCGATTCCAATTTGAATCCAAGAGGTAAAAGAGTGTTTGGGCCTGTTGCAAGGGAGCTAAGAGATGCCAATTTTATGAAAGTTGTCTCATTAGCATCAGAAGTAATATAA
- a CDS encoding type Z 30S ribosomal protein S14 yields MAKKSMIVKALRKPKYKTRQKNRCKLCGRPKGYMRDFGICRICFRNNASAGLIPGVSKSSW; encoded by the coding sequence ATGGCTAAAAAATCAATGATAGTTAAGGCCTTACGAAAGCCAAAATATAAAACAAGACAAAAGAATAGATGTAAATTATGTGGTCGTCCAAAGGGATATATGAGAGATTTTGGTATATGTCGTATATGCTTTAGGAATAATGCATCTGCAGGATTAATTCCTGGTGTCTCAAAATCAAGCTGGTAA